The genomic DNA CGATCCTGTTTACCAAGGGCGGCGGCCAGTGGTTGGAAAGTATTGCCGGCACCGGCTGTGACGCCGTAGGCCTCGACTGGACCGTGGACATCGGCGAGGCGCGCAAGCGTGTCGGCGATCGCGTCGCGTTGCAGGGCAACATGGACCCCGCAATATTACTGAGCACGCCGGAGCGCATCCGTGCGGAAGTCGCGGCGATCCTCAAGAGCTACGGCCCGCATCCCGGTCATGTCTTCAACCTTGGCCACGGCATCACTCCCGACGTCGATCCCGAACATGCCCGCGTCTTTGTCGACGCCGTCCACGAACTCAGCGCGGCCGATCGATGACAAGGACCGAGGCCACTCAAAACAGATGGCTAACGCTGCGGCTCAGGGAGCGCGCCGGCACGAGATGCCAGCAAAGCACAGCAATGCTTCTCGGCGCGTCCTCTGCAGCCGTAGGTTAAGCCCTCGGCTCACTTCCGACGGACTTGCTTTAGCACGCGAATGAGTTCGTCGATTTGCCCGGGTCGCGCGACTTTGAAGGAAGAGTAGCCAGTCATATCGGGCTTTAGTTCAAGCGTCCGTGTGCTTTGAAAGAATACGGGTCGCCCCCGGACTGTGATGCGGAAAGAGCCATCTCGAGGTTGTGGCCTGACCGTCCAAAAGTTATCTGGTGCTTCAACGTACTTCCCCGATGCCGGATAGAACGCTAGGTCGCCCGGAAAGTGGCTACGAACCTCGCGCAGAAGTTGTGTTCCGAGATCC from Gammaproteobacteria bacterium includes the following:
- a CDS encoding uroporphyrinogen decarboxylase family protein, with amino-acid sequence RDEPQTLHILLELLAHSVTAYLNAQIEAGAQAVMIFDTWGGVLGTEDYLKFSLRYMHQIVYELLREHEGRRVPSILFTKGGGQWLESIAGTGCDAVGLDWTVDIGEARKRVGDRVALQGNMDPAILLSTPERIRAEVAAILKSYGPHPGHVFNLGHGITPDVDPEHARVFVDAVHELSAADR